A stretch of Methanosphaerula palustris E1-9c DNA encodes these proteins:
- a CDS encoding adenylate kinase, with product MPGRKIIITGVPGVGKTTVINESILRLKEEGIDYQSISFGSFMFEMAVSKGLVKDRDEMRKLSRDDQKHLQQLAAAAIGKINGDVIIDTHASVKTPKGYLAGLPEWVLRELKPDVFVIVETDEDQILIRRLSDITRVRDVDGFRALSEHQEFNRAIAASYAMVTGCTVKIIQNPDHLLERAVTDMVNLLR from the coding sequence ATGCCTGGAAGAAAGATCATTATCACCGGGGTACCTGGTGTAGGGAAGACCACGGTGATCAATGAGTCGATTTTAAGGCTCAAAGAAGAGGGGATCGACTATCAGTCGATCTCCTTTGGATCATTTATGTTTGAGATGGCGGTCTCGAAGGGGCTGGTGAAGGATCGCGATGAGATGCGAAAGCTCTCTCGCGATGATCAGAAGCACCTGCAGCAACTGGCCGCGGCTGCGATCGGCAAGATCAATGGAGACGTGATCATCGATACGCATGCCTCGGTCAAGACCCCGAAAGGGTATCTGGCAGGTCTGCCGGAGTGGGTACTCCGGGAACTGAAACCAGATGTCTTTGTGATTGTGGAGACTGATGAAGACCAGATCCTGATCCGCCGGCTATCCGACATAACCCGTGTGCGAGATGTCGATGGATTCCGTGCGCTCTCTGAACATCAGGAATTCAACCGTGCCATCGCTGCATCTTATGCAATGGTGACCGGATGTACGGTTAAAATTATCCAGAACCCCGATCACCTGCTGGAACGAGCAGTCACTGATATGGTAAATCTGCTTCGGTGA